In Amycolatopsis sp. EV170708-02-1, the following are encoded in one genomic region:
- a CDS encoding CdaR family transcriptional regulator, with protein sequence MVLVVEYRGFGMLATLPRSLGEELRPYTGHAAAAMVKQVQRSVTAYAQPLRGVFGRVLVVSCERAVRHYVDCIGDPDLPHDRWIDFYRLRGRMEFAEGRSLEPLHDSVTVGARAAWRAMRPIVRGLGAGPDVIALAAESVFVYVDELCATTIEGYQQAEARAAGAIPLRRRRLLELIAQAPEGSAGSIASLADGAGWRVPSAAAMVALKRAAGAPAFPAHLLGDTVLADLDTAEPYLLTADPDADLAPLKDALDGWRVAVSPVVPLSDAPAALRTARRALLLTGEDAPGPVVWCRDHLATLWLLAEDFLGAELAKQSLDPFTSLSEKQQERLSETLLAWLETRGGAPEIAQRLGVHPQTVRNRLRQLEDLFGDRLRDADDRLNMQLALRARRLMRAHRRDEGTPGT encoded by the coding sequence GTGGTCTTGGTGGTCGAGTACCGCGGTTTCGGCATGCTGGCGACGTTGCCGCGTTCGCTCGGCGAAGAACTGCGTCCGTATACCGGGCACGCCGCGGCCGCGATGGTCAAGCAGGTGCAGCGGTCGGTCACCGCGTATGCGCAGCCGTTGCGCGGCGTCTTCGGCCGCGTCCTGGTCGTTTCCTGCGAGCGGGCGGTGCGGCATTACGTCGACTGCATCGGCGATCCGGACCTGCCCCACGACCGCTGGATCGACTTCTACCGCCTGCGCGGGCGGATGGAGTTCGCCGAGGGCCGGAGCCTGGAACCGTTGCACGACAGCGTGACCGTCGGCGCGCGGGCGGCGTGGCGGGCGATGCGGCCCATCGTGCGCGGGCTCGGCGCCGGCCCCGACGTCATCGCGCTCGCGGCGGAATCCGTCTTCGTCTACGTCGACGAACTCTGCGCCACGACGATCGAGGGCTACCAGCAGGCGGAAGCCAGGGCGGCGGGGGCGATCCCGCTCCGGCGCCGCCGCCTGCTGGAGCTGATCGCCCAGGCACCGGAAGGCTCGGCGGGCAGCATCGCCAGCCTGGCCGACGGCGCGGGCTGGCGGGTGCCGAGTGCCGCCGCGATGGTCGCCCTCAAGCGCGCCGCGGGCGCGCCCGCCTTTCCGGCCCACCTCCTCGGCGACACGGTGCTGGCCGACCTCGACACCGCGGAGCCGTACCTGCTCACCGCGGATCCCGACGCCGACCTCGCCCCACTGAAGGACGCGCTGGACGGCTGGCGCGTGGCCGTCTCCCCCGTCGTACCGCTGTCCGACGCCCCGGCCGCCCTCCGCACCGCCCGCCGCGCGCTTCTGCTGACCGGCGAGGACGCCCCCGGCCCGGTCGTCTGGTGCCGGGATCACCTCGCCACACTGTGGCTGCTCGCCGAAGACTTCCTCGGGGCCGAACTCGCCAAGCAGAGCCTCGACCCGTTCACCTCGCTGAGCGAGAAACAGCAGGAGCGGCTCAGCGAAACCCTGCTGGCGTGGCTGGAAACCCGCGGCGGGGCACCGGAGATCGCGCAGCGGCTCGGCGTGCACCCGCAGACTGTGCGGAACCGCCTCCGCCAGCTGGAGGATCTGTTCGGCGACCGCCTCAGGGACGCCGACGACCGGTTGAACATGCAGCTCGCGCTGCGCGCGCGGCGCCTTATGCGCGCTCACCGCCGCGACGAAGGGACGCCAGGGACCTGA
- a CDS encoding CdaR family transcriptional regulator → MSWQPVGALWARLPRELGDAVRPRIPAIARHCVEGVVSEIGECAEVFSDGEARAAAVELTRRSIERAIDRVGVPELLQNDLLVDFRAQGRIAFHQGLSREAAQAAFRVSSRVLWRSIASIGRQLQLPGDVLYGAAECLFGDVVEVTMALADGYNAAQAEATGPAEQRARLFRLLAGGTGYSQADAGALAVAIGWRIPDRITAVVFTASPGAPSFPAGLLPSAVPVDLVSDMPGALVACPEADLSGLRELPSGWSATVGVSVPIAQAAESYRIARRASELAQRGMITTVGPVLWCEEHITTLLLLADEFLLDRLAGEALEPLSGLAPRQHDELSATLLTQVQTRGSAPEIARQLAVHPQTVRARLRRLSELFGERLDDPDQRLRIELALRAERLRPADV, encoded by the coding sequence GTGAGCTGGCAGCCCGTCGGCGCCCTCTGGGCACGCCTGCCGAGGGAACTCGGCGACGCCGTCCGCCCGCGGATCCCGGCGATCGCCCGGCACTGCGTCGAAGGCGTGGTGTCCGAGATCGGTGAATGCGCCGAGGTGTTCAGTGACGGCGAGGCCCGCGCGGCGGCCGTCGAGCTGACCAGGCGCAGTATCGAACGCGCCATCGACAGGGTCGGCGTCCCCGAACTGCTGCAGAACGACCTCCTGGTCGATTTCCGCGCACAGGGCAGGATCGCGTTCCATCAAGGACTCAGCCGGGAAGCCGCGCAGGCGGCGTTCAGGGTCTCGAGCCGGGTGCTGTGGCGTTCGATCGCTTCGATCGGCCGTCAGCTCCAGCTGCCCGGCGACGTCCTCTACGGCGCGGCCGAGTGCCTTTTCGGCGACGTCGTCGAGGTGACGATGGCGCTGGCCGACGGCTACAACGCCGCACAGGCGGAAGCGACAGGGCCCGCGGAGCAGCGCGCGCGGTTGTTCCGGCTGCTGGCCGGCGGCACCGGGTACAGCCAGGCCGACGCCGGCGCGCTCGCCGTCGCCATCGGCTGGCGCATCCCGGACCGGATCACGGCGGTCGTCTTCACCGCGTCACCCGGAGCGCCCTCGTTCCCGGCGGGGCTGCTGCCCTCGGCGGTTCCCGTGGATCTCGTGTCCGATATGCCCGGCGCGCTGGTGGCCTGTCCCGAAGCCGACCTGAGCGGTCTCCGGGAGCTGCCGTCCGGCTGGTCGGCGACCGTCGGGGTCTCCGTTCCGATCGCGCAGGCCGCCGAGTCGTACCGGATCGCGCGCCGCGCGTCCGAGCTCGCCCAGCGGGGGATGATCACCACGGTCGGCCCGGTGCTGTGGTGCGAGGAGCACATCACCACGCTGCTGTTGCTCGCCGACGAATTCCTGCTCGACCGGCTGGCGGGCGAGGCGCTGGAACCGTTGTCGGGGCTGGCGCCGCGTCAGCACGACGAGCTGTCGGCGACCCTGCTCACGCAGGTGCAGACGCGCGGGAGCGCGCCCGAGATCGCCCGGCAGCTCGCCGTGCATCCGCAGACGGTGCGGGCGCGGCTGCGGCGGCTTTCCGAGTTGTTCGGGGAGCGGCTGGACGATCCGGATCAGCGGCTGCGGATCGAGCTGGCGTTGCGCGCGGAACGGCTGCGGCCCGCCGACGTCTGA